Proteins found in one Cheilinus undulatus linkage group 9, ASM1832078v1, whole genome shotgun sequence genomic segment:
- the LOC121515507 gene encoding MANSC domain-containing protein 4-like — MNVTWGLLAVLGLVCHSESRCSPTSYYKNCWIRRFPGIFIDIEESQRRGAQLLKSYQEETALKCSRTCCLTRNFSCNLAIFHYETSPENVNCFHLHCPTLESCILSHRGNVVLYNITKGVDPDLLVFGKYFTSNVRVLPHHYGRLNISEPLPSDKRQFIHPPPPAALPQTSALTVKPPTTASRVRTTPFTETITTVHSTSQLSTVPTTTPASFSAPKTLLSSGTHVQTTTPKVSISSPAPGFTTPPPSTSAHTPHPHDPKTTPMSSTTAAQPSGSPIASHSATFSYKSTTALMGNIESSKQNPNDTKGSLGRNSTTGNEGGQGVSGEDTFGSLGPEWHVATHTLLVAVVVCITVLLSCCCSFLLVVSWRGQRKRMGRYRTSWRGKRGSMRLIKYVLVRENT; from the exons ATGAATGTCACATGGGGTTTGCTGGCGGTTCTGGGTCTGGTGTGTCACTCCGAGTCGAGGTGCTCACCGACCTCTTACTACAAGAACTGCTGGATCAGGCGTTTTCCGGGCATTTTCATCGACATCGAGGAATCTCAGAGGAGAGGAGCTCAGCTTTTAAAGTCTTACCAGGAGGAGACTGCGCTGAAATGCAGCCGAACCTGCTGCCTCACCAGAAACT TTTCCTGTAATCTGGCCATTTTTCACTACGAAACCTCTCCAGAAAACGTGAACTGTTTCCACCTTCACTGCCCAACACTGGAGAGCTGTATCCTGAGCCACAGAGGAAACGTGGTTCTCTACAATATCACCAAAG GTGTAGATCCTGACCTGTTGGTGTTTGGAAAATACTTCACCTCCAACGTACGAGTGTTACCTCACCACTACGGCCGACTGAACATTTCAGAGCCGCTGCCCTCAGACAAACGACAGTTCATCCATCCACCTCCACCTGCAGCCCTGCCCCAGACTTCTGCACTCACAGTTAAACCCCCAACTACAGCAAGCAGAGTGCGAACAACCCCCTTCACTGAAACCATCACCACTGTGCATAGCACCAGTCAGCTGTCTACAGTTCCCACAACTACACCTGCCTCATTTTCAGCTCCAAAGACTCTGCTGTCTTCAGGGACCCATGTGCAAACTACAACCCCAAAAGTCTCCATCTCTTCTCCTGCCCCCGGCTTTACTACGCCTCCACCATCCACTTCAGCACACACCCCTCACCCCCACGACCCCAAAACCACTCCCATGTCTTCCACTACAGCTGCACAGCCCTCCGGATCACCTATTGCTAGTCACAGCGCCACTTTCTCTTATAAATCCACCACGGCTTTAATGGGAAATATAGAGAGCAGCAAACAAAACCCCAACGACACTAAAGGCAGCCTGGGGAGGAACAGCACAACAGGGAATGAGGGGGGACAGGGAGTCAGTGGAGAGGACACCTTTGGGAGTTTGGGGCCTGAATGGCACGTAGCTACTCACACCCTGCTGGTCGCCGTGGTCGTCTGTATCACGGTGctgctgagctgctgctgctcctttctGCTGGTGGTGAGCTGGAGGgggcagaggaagaggatgggGCGATATAGGACGTCATGGAGGGGGAAAAGAGGCTCCATGCGTCTGATAAAGTACGTGCTGGTCAGAGAAAACACCTGA
- the mrps35 gene encoding 28S ribosomal protein S35, mitochondrial, translating into MAAHASKAFLSLGRINVAGIGLQNSANRVTHAAALSTNSLKTNKGFPERSGRGFPRRPRREPGVPRTEKMPLDQDWTAVYPAAAPFKANAVPLPVRMGYPKKGGVPPDKKGNLELIKIPNFLHLTPAAIKKHCEALKPFCTEWPSALDSDAKCDKHFPIKVESTDYVSAGLSIRNPSARIVHLRVKLSGLNLDDHARRKLIKLVGERYDKDTDTLTIRTESCPLRQQNKDYAMYLLTVLYHESWKTEVWEAEKTRADMEEYSWADSQSQKNILDTLVRMKVAGEGEGEEVREQLLGRKDVQEYKDSVMKLKNEGDSETAMLQYKEAVKKLLNL; encoded by the exons ATGGCGGCACACGCAAGTAAGGCATTTCTGTCCTTAGGTCGAATAAATGTTGCTGGAATTGGACTACAAAATTCAGCGAACAGGGTCACCCATGCAGCAGCTTTGTCCACAAATTCACTTAAAACGAATAAAG GCTTTCCTGAGAGAAGTGGAAGAGGATTTCCCAGAAGACCCAGAAGGGAG CCTGGGGTACCCAGGACAGAAAAGATGCCGCTGGATCAAGACTGGACTGCGGTttatccagcagcagcaccctTCAAAGCGAACGCCGTCCCTCTGCCTGTGAGGATGGGCTACCCTAAGAAGGGAGGCGTTCCTCCAGACAAGAAGGGCAACCTGGAGCTGATCAAG attcCAAACTTTCTGCATTTGACACCGGCTGCCATCAAGAAACACTGCGAAGCCCTGAAAC CTTTTTGTACAGAGTGGCCCTCTGCCTTGGATTCAGATGCCAAATGTGACAAGCACTTCCCTATAAAAGTGGAAAGCACCGACTACGTGTCTGCCGGCCTGTCGATTAGAAACCCTTCGGCTCGCATTGTTCACCTCAGA GTTAAGTTGTCCGGTTTGAACCTGGATGACCACGCACGCAGAAAGCTCATCAAACTCGTCGGGGAGAGATACGACAAAGACACTGATACCCTCACCATCAGGACCGAAAG CTGCCCACTGAGACAGCAGAATAAGGACTATGCCATGTACCTGCTCACTGTTCTGTACCACGAGTCATGG AAAACCGAGGTCTGGGAGGCAGAGAAGACCAGGGCAGACATGGAGGAGTACAGCTGGGCGGACAGCCAGTCTCAAAAAAATATCCTGGATACTCTCGTACGCATGAAAGTGGCCGGGGAAGGGGAAGGAGAGGAAGTGAGAGAGCAGCTGCTGGGGAGAAAGGACGTGCAGGAGTATAAGGACTCTGTGATGAAGCTGAAGAATGAGGGAGACAGTGAGACTGCCATGCTGCAGTACAAAGAGGCTGTGAAGAAACTACTCAACCTGTAA